The following coding sequences are from one Nicotiana tomentosiformis chromosome 3, ASM39032v3, whole genome shotgun sequence window:
- the LOC104088671 gene encoding homeobox-leucine zipper protein HAT5-like, which produces MMAPGMLYSAGACASNFDGVLIQKQRVMSSSSSTAKEHLGSLFVPGCSSSYLGSSSMVSFGSVNGGKRSFFDSFDQEENEADELGEYFHQAEKKRRLTENQVQFLEKSFGEENKLEPERKVQLAKELGLQPRQIAIWFQNRRARWKTKQLEKEYEALRNQYDNLKSDYNNLLKEKENLRAEVFQLNDKLLLNEKENGQLTQRDFQKHSDSSPKETMADPISRVKMSNVSARVLKEDLSSAKSDVLGSESPHYTDGVHSSFVKQGDSYVVEPEPSDLSQDDEENFNKTMLSTANLLAKAEDDDYRVTSSNVSYFGFPVEDQGFGFWSY; this is translated from the exons ATGATGGCTCCAGGGATGCTCTACAGTGCTGGTGCTTGTGCTTCTAATTTCGATGGTGTTTTGATTCAGAAACAGAGGgttatgtcttcttcttcttctactgcAAAAGAGCATCTTGGTTCTCTATTTGTCCCCGGCTGTTCTTCTTCTTACTTGG GATCTAGTTCTATGGTCAGTTTCGGCAGTGTTAATGGAGGGAAGAGGTCATTCTTTGACTCATTCGATCAAGAAGAGAATGAAGCAGATGAATTGGGAGAGTATTTTCATCAAGCAGAAAAGAAGAGGCGGCTTACAGAAAACCAAGTTCAGTTTCTTGAGAAGAGTTTTGGGGAAGAGAACAAACTGGAACCAGAAAGAAAAGTCCAGCTTGCTAAAGAACTTGGTCTGCAGCCTCGCCAAATTGCAATATGGTTTCAGAATCGTCGCGCACGATGGAAGACTAAACAGCTCGAGAAAGAATATGAAGCATTAAGGAATCAATATGACAATCTGAAATCAGATTACAATAATCTCCTCAAGGAAAAGGAAAATCTTAGAGCTGAG GTTTTCCAGCTCAACGATAAGCTGCTTCTCAATGAGAAAGAAAATGGGCAATTGACTCAACGCGACTTCCAGAAACACTCCGATTCATCGCCAAAAGAAACCATGGCTGATCCTATTTCAAGGGTTAAAATGTCCAATGTGTCAGCTCGGGTTCTTAAGGAAGATCTAAGCTCTGCTAAGAGTGATGTCTTAGGATCAGAAAGCCCACATTACACTGATGGGGTGCATTCCTCTTTCGTAAAGCAAGGTGATTCTTATGTAGTTGAACCTGAACCGTCAGATTTATCTCAAGATGATGAAGAGAACTTCAACAAGACAATGCTCTCTACTGCCAACTTGCTTGCAAAAGCCGAGGATGATGATTATCGCGTGACATCCTCAAATGTGAGCTACTTTGGATTTCCAGTCGAAGACCAAGGTTTTGGTTTCTGGTCCTATTGA